CGAAGCCTTCCAACATCTCGACCGCTTGGGTCAAATTGGATCTGCCGCTCGATCTTCCGGACCAATCCAGTATATTAATCACTGAAATCTATGCGCAGCAGGTAAGCGTATACTTAGGGGATCAACTAGTCCATGAGAGACACTATCGGTTTACGTTCGATGTGCAGCGAATTCTAATCCCGATCAATCATGGAGATGCAGGCAAAATTGTTTATATTAAACTAGAAACAAGTCTTGATCGTTTGGGAATCAATTCACCGATCAAGCTTGGTAACCATACGGAGTTAATGCGGCCCTTCGTCGTGCATGATTTAGCCAGTATCATTATCGGCTGTTCCTTTATCTGTATCGCTCTGATCATGCTGATTTGTTCCATGTATCTCAAAAGAAATCAGATTGCCAGTTGGCTTTCATTAAGTATTATTTTTATCACAATGGGTATTATTTTTATTACGAACGCACCGTTTACCTATGTCTATTTTGGGGATTACGGCGCAATGTATTCGAATATGTTCGACCTCTCGCTCGCGATCTTCCTACCGATGCTAAGCTACTATTTCGAAAAAGTTTTTGAAAATGGACAACTGGTTGTCATTCGCAATTTTAGAAGATTCCAAGTCATCTACTCTATTTTCTACCTATTATTTATGGTGGTTAATCAAATTAATGACTACAAGTTTAATAAAGCTTATTATTTCATGACCTCTACCGTCTTAGGTTACATTATGATCGTTCAATTCGTTCTGTTGGTTAGCTTTTCGGTCCTTTATGCGAAGAGGGGCAATAAAGATGCCGTCATCTTTTCCAAAGGCTTTGCCTTTTTTGCCTTATTAGGAACAATCGATCTCGTTTGGTACTATTTCAGTTCGCAAATACATCAACTTTTCCTATGGAAGTGGGGGATTGTAGGGTTTAATTTTGCGCTCATTATTATATTGGGAAGAAGATTCGCTGCCCATCAAGATTTATTAATGAATTACTCCAAAGAGCTTGAATTTTATAATCAGCATTTGCAGGCATCGGAGAAAATGGAGGTGATTAGTTCCCTCACAGCCTCTGTCGCGCATGAAATTAGAAATCCGCTGCAAGTTACACGGGGGTTCCTGCAGCTCGTATCCGAAGATTCCAATGAGAAGAATAAGAAGTTTGTCGAAATCGCCATTGGCGAGTTAGATCGGGCTGCCGAAATTATTACCGATTTCTTAACCTTTGCCAAACCCCAGTTGGATGAGGTCACCGAGTTAAACATATCCAAAGAATTGAAGCAAATCGAAGGCATTATCGTGCCCTTGGCAACTTCCCATGGCGGGATGGTTTTTCTTAATATTCCTACTGATCTCTATATCTGCGGGAATTCATCCAAATTAAAACAAGCGTTAATTAATATCATTAAAAATAGCATTGAGGCTTTTCAAAAGGATGGTCAGATTCATATTCAGGCTTACGAACACAACAACAATGTTGTGATACAAATCAAAGACAACGGGGCAGGCATTGAACCTGCACAATTAGCCAAGCTGGGGGAGCCTTATTTCTCCACGAAAACAAAAGGAACCGGCCTTGGGCTAATGGTGACCTTCCGTCTGATAGAAGCCATGAAAGGAACAATCGAATTCAGCAGTCAAAAGCATGTGGGGACGGAGGTCATGATTC
Above is a genomic segment from Paenibacillus sp. HWE-109 containing:
- a CDS encoding ATP-binding protein, with protein sequence MKFSERMRSIAFLMIIIGCCYSSSSVHASSQDSANSIKEWSMLWGMETDGKKEISEVPDSKWMKISDYRASPAKPSNISTAWVKLDLPLDLPDQSSILITEIYAQQVSVYLGDQLVHERHYRFTFDVQRILIPINHGDAGKIVYIKLETSLDRLGINSPIKLGNHTELMRPFVVHDLASIIIGCSFICIALIMLICSMYLKRNQIASWLSLSIIFITMGIIFITNAPFTYVYFGDYGAMYSNMFDLSLAIFLPMLSYYFEKVFENGQLVVIRNFRRFQVIYSIFYLLFMVVNQINDYKFNKAYYFMTSTVLGYIMIVQFVLLVSFSVLYAKRGNKDAVIFSKGFAFFALLGTIDLVWYYFSSQIHQLFLWKWGIVGFNFALIIILGRRFAAHQDLLMNYSKELEFYNQHLQASEKMEVISSLTASVAHEIRNPLQVTRGFLQLVSEDSNEKNKKFVEIAIGELDRAAEIITDFLTFAKPQLDEVTELNISKELKQIEGIIVPLATSHGGMVFLNIPTDLYICGNSSKLKQALINIIKNSIEAFQKDGQIHIQAYEHNNNVVIQIKDNGAGIEPAQLAKLGEPYFSTKTKGTGLGLMVTFRLIEAMKGTIEFSSQKHVGTEVMIRFPAVSQRAPE